A single Argentina anserina chromosome 7, drPotAnse1.1, whole genome shotgun sequence DNA region contains:
- the LOC126802667 gene encoding probable protein S-acyltransferase 15, producing the protein MKWQRFLSIPVLAVLLLMGFVCYITVFVFIDDWVGLKSSAGSLNALIFTVLASLCLFAFSSCVLIDPGYATASYVPDVEDSGVSDQEHNKNVIQTRRCDKCSTYKPPRAHHCRVCRRCILRMDHHCLWVNNCVGYWNYKAFFTLVLYATIGSLYSTTIVIACALQKDWEFSGSGSLKVFYVTCAVTMAALTLTLGTLLGWHVYLIVRNMTTIEYYEAIRTEWLARKSGQSYRHPYNLSVYKNITSVLGPNMLKWLWPVAVSHLKDGLVFPTPRDNS; encoded by the exons ATGAAGTGGCAGAGGTTCCTATCGATCCCAGTCTTGGCTGTACTTCTGTTGATGGGTTTTGTCTGTTACATCACTGTCTTCGTTTTCATTGACGATTGGGTTGGGTTGAAGAGCTCTGCTGGTTCTTTGAACGCTCTGATCTTCACTGTCTTAGCTTCTTTGTGTCTTTTTGCTTTCTCTTCATGTGTTTTAATCGACCCAGGTTACGCCACAGCTTCATATGTCCCTGATGTGGAAGATAGTGGAGTCTCTGATCAGGAGCACAATAAAAAT GTTATACAAACAAGGCGTTGTGACAAGTGTTCAACATACAAGCCTCCTAGGGCTCATCATTGCCGGGTCTGCAGAAGGTGTATTTTAAGGATG GATCATCACTGTCTGTGGGTCAATAACTGTGTCGGTTATTGGAACTACAAGGCCTTCTTTACACTAGTCTTATATGCAACAATAGGAAGCTTGTATTCTACA ACCATCGTTATAGCTTGTGCTTTACAAAAGGACTGGGAATTCAGTGGTAGCGGGAGCCTCAAAGTCTTTTAT GTTACATGTGCAGTGACGATGGCTGCTTTGACCTTAACGCTCGGAACTCTTTTAGGATGGCATGTGTACCTCATTGTCCGTAATATGACTACTATAGAG TATTATGAAGCAATACGGACTGAATGGCTGGCTAGGAAGTCTGGGCAGAGCTACAGACATCCATACAACCTAAGTGTCTACAAAAACATTACttcg GTCTTGGGTCCAAATATGCTGAAATGGTTATGGCCTGTAGCTGTAAGCCATCTAAAAGATGGTCTTGTGTTCCCTACGCCGCGTGATAATTCATAA